A genomic window from Leptospiraceae bacterium includes:
- a CDS encoding class I SAM-dependent methyltransferase, with translation MNVKYQDYGDNPIEKRETDHYKKEYVQTFVEKWDELIDWDARAASEGQFFIDELKKRGKEKILDVATGTGFHSIRLLEAGFEVTSADGSPVMLSRAFENARKRGKILRTVQADWRWLNRDIHGKYDAVICLGNSFTHLFEERDRRKALAEFYAALRHDGVLILDQRNYDMIVDKGFSSKHTYYYAGENVKAEPEHVDEGLARFKYEFPDGSVYNLNMFPLRKNYTRKLLHEVGFQTIKTYGDFQETYHQEDPDFFIHVAEKRYSDEYDEE, from the coding sequence ATGAACGTAAAGTACCAGGACTACGGAGATAATCCGATAGAAAAGAGAGAAACAGATCATTATAAAAAAGAGTATGTACAAACTTTTGTTGAGAAATGGGACGAACTTATAGATTGGGATGCAAGAGCAGCCAGTGAAGGACAATTCTTTATTGATGAATTAAAGAAACGAGGTAAAGAAAAGATTCTGGATGTTGCGACAGGAACGGGATTTCATTCTATACGCCTCTTAGAAGCCGGTTTTGAGGTAACCAGTGCAGATGGAAGTCCTGTGATGTTGTCTCGCGCTTTTGAAAATGCACGTAAGAGGGGAAAGATTCTTCGAACGGTTCAGGCTGATTGGCGATGGTTAAATCGGGATATACACGGAAAATATGATGCTGTGATCTGTCTCGGAAATTCTTTTACTCATTTATTCGAGGAGAGGGATAGAAGAAAAGCTCTGGCAGAATTTTATGCTGCTTTACGACATGATGGTGTGCTTATTCTGGATCAAAGAAACTACGATATGATAGTCGATAAAGGTTTTTCCTCCAAACATACCTATTACTATGCCGGGGAAAATGTAAAAGCAGAGCCAGAACATGTGGATGAAGGTCTTGCAAGATTTAAGTATGAATTTCCCGATGGCTCCGTATATAATTTAAACATGTTTCCACTCAGAAAAAACTATACAAGAAAACTTCTACATGAAGTAGGCTTCCAAACCATCAAAACCTATGGAGACTTCCAGGAAACCTATCATCAGGAAGACCCTGATTTCTTTATACATGTAGCTGAAAAAAGATATTCGGATGAATATGACGAGGAGTAA
- a CDS encoding sterol desaturase family protein, whose product MPLPENFGTVKVYFTAYLLMSLRYVLFAGLASFIVWKLLGKKLQHRLIQQQKPEMKKILFEVRYSFLTFLIFALSAVGIYYARINGYTLMYLDISQYGIPYLIFSTVVLILVHDMYFYFGHRLMHTKLLYKKVHLVHHKSTNPSPWASFSFHPYEAVIEAGIIPIMVFVLPLHPIAILSFILFMTGMNVLGHLAYELFPSGFTTHPFFKWLNTSTHHNMHHKHFNCNYGLYFNWWDRIFNTNHEKYHERFEEVANRPKVEEEKLKLNRIASEPI is encoded by the coding sequence ATGCCCCTTCCCGAAAACTTTGGTACTGTAAAAGTATACTTTACCGCTTATTTGTTAATGTCGTTACGTTACGTTCTATTTGCAGGACTTGCCAGTTTCATCGTTTGGAAATTGCTGGGAAAAAAACTACAGCACAGACTTATCCAACAACAAAAACCCGAAATGAAAAAGATTCTTTTCGAAGTACGTTATTCTTTCTTAACTTTTTTAATATTCGCTCTTTCTGCTGTCGGAATCTACTACGCCAGAATCAATGGTTATACTCTTATGTATTTGGATATTTCCCAATACGGTATTCCTTATTTAATTTTCAGTACGGTAGTATTGATCCTGGTTCATGATATGTATTTTTATTTCGGTCACAGGCTTATGCATACGAAGCTTCTTTATAAAAAAGTACATCTTGTACATCACAAATCAACCAATCCTTCTCCCTGGGCTTCCTTTTCTTTTCATCCGTATGAAGCTGTTATCGAAGCGGGCATTATACCGATCATGGTTTTTGTGCTTCCCTTGCATCCTATTGCCATTTTAAGTTTCATTTTATTTATGACCGGGATGAATGTGTTGGGACATCTGGCTTATGAATTATTTCCTTCCGGGTTTACAACGCACCCCTTCTTTAAGTGGCTCAATACAAGTACCCATCATAATATGCACCATAAACATTTTAACTGCAACTACGGTCTTTATTTCAACTGGTGGGATAGAATTTTTAATACAAACCACGAGAAATACCATGAAAGATTTGAAGAAGTGGCCAATCGCCCCAAAGTTGAAGAAGAAAAACTTAAATTAAACCGCATAGCTTCCGAACCAATTTAA
- a CDS encoding adenylate cyclase, with protein sequence MSKLRLFIFITFVSIFACIPVQATGSIVVDSQFQKLVLGKYLEYYEDKTGKLTIEEVSNPEFAKKFIRSRVDKPNFGFTNSTFWVKFQLTFNISKEKEFLLEHSYPNLDNIQFYSYEKNTWRKRQTGDHFIFQQRDLKNKNFIFKIKAIPREKALYLMRLQSTGSMQIPLTLYDNTIFIENLNNERFALGFYYGIIFVMLVYNLSLFFSLKDSTFIYYVLYLFSFLLVQMGYNGISFEYLWNNSPIMNSFLLLFISFTEIFLFLFTKKILNINSNFPKLNFLFYGFLSAFSILGFCSLNTSIYFFTSLGLATLTITGLMLLFISGLHIFLIGYKPARFYILAFSTLILGTVSFGLTLLGILPTNIFTENAMQIGSALESILLSLAVGDKIMFMRKEKDLAKNELIRTQHESIKNKKKLIQSYARFVPEELLRFLNKDIITKVNLGDAVEKKMTVLFSDIRSFTTISELMTPEESFHFINSYLNKIAPCIRKYNGYIDKFIGDGIMALFPLSPKDAIQAAIEMLEELHLFNQERMNKGLEKISIGIGIHTGKQMVGIIGEKERLEGTVISDVVNTSSRLEGLTKAYSCSLIISKDVLEYSKDITELSYRLLDTVKVKGKNQSVKIYEVLNGNSNRIIELKLKTKNDFETGIENYQQKNFEIAVEYFQKVKRLDPKDKASELYLTRCEFYLKNGVSPDWDGVEKLDFK encoded by the coding sequence ATGTCCAAACTTCGGTTATTTATCTTTATCACATTTGTTTCTATTTTCGCCTGCATTCCAGTACAGGCCACAGGAAGCATTGTTGTAGACTCCCAGTTTCAGAAACTGGTGTTGGGTAAATATTTAGAATACTATGAAGATAAGACAGGAAAGCTTACGATTGAAGAAGTGAGCAATCCCGAATTTGCAAAGAAATTTATAAGAAGTAGAGTTGACAAACCAAATTTCGGTTTTACAAACTCTACTTTTTGGGTAAAGTTTCAACTCACTTTTAATATATCAAAAGAAAAAGAATTCTTACTAGAACACAGTTACCCAAATTTAGACAATATCCAGTTTTACTCGTACGAAAAGAATACATGGCGAAAGAGACAGACAGGAGACCATTTCATTTTTCAACAGAGAGATTTAAAAAATAAAAATTTTATTTTTAAGATTAAGGCCATTCCGCGAGAAAAAGCTTTATATCTCATGAGATTACAATCGACCGGATCCATGCAAATCCCATTAACTCTATATGATAACACGATATTTATAGAAAATCTTAATAATGAAAGGTTTGCATTAGGATTCTATTATGGAATTATCTTTGTTATGCTGGTTTATAACCTGAGCTTATTTTTTTCATTAAAAGACTCTACTTTTATCTATTATGTACTATACTTATTTAGCTTTTTGTTGGTTCAGATGGGATATAACGGAATTTCATTTGAATATCTCTGGAATAATTCTCCTATTATGAATTCTTTTTTACTCCTTTTTATATCTTTTACCGAAATATTTTTATTTTTATTTACAAAAAAAATTCTAAATATCAATTCAAATTTTCCAAAACTAAATTTTCTCTTTTATGGATTTCTTTCAGCATTTAGCATCCTCGGGTTTTGTAGTTTAAACACTTCAATTTATTTCTTTACCTCTCTGGGTCTTGCTACTTTGACCATTACCGGCCTTATGTTACTATTTATATCCGGTTTGCATATTTTTTTAATAGGATACAAGCCGGCTCGTTTTTATATTCTCGCTTTTTCGACACTCATCCTCGGAACCGTATCCTTCGGATTAACTCTTTTAGGAATTCTTCCAACCAATATATTTACAGAAAATGCTATGCAAATTGGTTCTGCCTTAGAGTCCATACTTCTATCTCTCGCCGTTGGAGACAAAATTATGTTCATGCGAAAAGAAAAGGATCTGGCTAAAAATGAACTCATTCGAACCCAACATGAATCTATAAAAAATAAGAAAAAACTCATTCAATCTTATGCTCGCTTTGTTCCTGAAGAATTGCTTCGTTTTTTAAATAAAGATATCATAACTAAGGTTAATTTGGGGGATGCCGTTGAAAAGAAGATGACTGTTCTTTTTTCGGATATCCGATCATTTACTACAATCTCTGAACTCATGACACCCGAAGAAAGCTTCCATTTCATAAACTCTTACTTAAATAAAATTGCACCCTGTATTCGTAAATACAACGGCTATATAGATAAGTTTATAGGAGATGGAATCATGGCTCTGTTTCCTCTAAGTCCAAAAGATGCAATTCAAGCCGCGATTGAAATGTTAGAAGAGTTACATCTCTTTAACCAGGAAAGAATGAACAAAGGACTGGAGAAGATTTCTATAGGAATTGGAATTCATACCGGAAAACAAATGGTAGGAATAATCGGAGAAAAAGAACGTCTCGAAGGAACTGTGATTTCTGATGTAGTAAATACTTCCTCAAGATTAGAAGGACTGACCAAGGCCTACTCCTGTTCTTTAATTATTAGCAAAGATGTATTAGAATATTCTAAAGATATTACAGAACTATCCTATCGCCTTTTAGATACGGTTAAAGTAAAAGGCAAGAATCAATCCGTAAAAATTTATGAAGTCCTGAATGGAAATTCGAATAGGATAATTGAATTAAAACTCAAAACCAAAAATGACTTTGAAACAGGAATAGAAAACTATCAACAAAAGAATTTTGAAATCGCAGTAGAATATTTTCAAAAAGTAAAACGATTGGACCCGAAAGACAAAGCCTCCGAACTCTATCTTACACGCTGTGAATTTTATTTAAAAAATGGAGTCTCACCTGATTGGGACGGAGTAGAAAAACTGGATTTTAAATAA
- a CDS encoding DUF29 family protein, with protein sequence MPIQSHGKENFLKSYQDAKEIAADETGLPPETFPEQAPFTFEQVMDESYLPE encoded by the coding sequence ATGCCGATACAGTCCCATGGCAAGGAAAATTTTCTAAAGTCTTATCAAGATGCAAAGGAAATAGCTGCTGATGAAACCGGCCTGCCTCCTGAAACTTTTCCGGAACAAGCACCCTTTACCTTTGAACAGGTAATGGATGAAAGTTATCTACCAGAGTAA
- a CDS encoding barstar family protein, translating into MKKKEKTFIIQGEKIKTLDDFYDEVSRLLGSLTGKGASSRNLNALIDVLRGGFGAHEFMEKITIVWSNFHLSKKFEGKKAVLEILSEAENVTFITEEFSRND; encoded by the coding sequence ATGAAGAAGAAAGAAAAAACATTTATTATTCAGGGGGAAAAAATTAAAACCCTGGATGACTTTTATGATGAAGTTAGTCGCCTGCTGGGTTCTTTAACCGGAAAAGGAGCTTCCAGTCGGAATTTAAATGCACTGATTGATGTTTTGCGGGGCGGATTTGGAGCTCATGAATTCATGGAAAAAATAACCATCGTCTGGTCTAACTTTCATTTAAGCAAAAAATTTGAGGGCAAAAAAGCAGTTCTGGAAATCCTATCAGAAGCGGAAAATGTCACGTTCATAACGGAAGAGTTTTCAAGAAATGATTAA
- a CDS encoding alpha/beta hydrolase yields the protein MTQTKKIYFAHGKESGPQGRKILRLSEVAKKMGFETESPSYEGMNEPEERIKKLLNLYEPRDTIILVGSSMGAYVSTVASRHIKPDGLFLLAPAFYIDSYPEKIPEPEARQIEIVHGWKDDLISPKNIFHYAEQFGIKLHMLDSNHRLSDCVEDIAEIFKNFLKKF from the coding sequence ATGACTCAAACAAAAAAGATATATTTTGCTCACGGAAAGGAAAGCGGCCCTCAGGGTAGGAAGATTCTCAGACTTTCAGAGGTAGCAAAAAAAATGGGTTTTGAGACGGAAAGTCCTTCTTATGAAGGCATGAATGAACCTGAGGAAAGAATAAAAAAACTATTAAACCTTTATGAACCGAGAGATACAATCATTTTAGTTGGTTCCAGCATGGGGGCCTATGTTTCCACAGTAGCCTCCAGACATATAAAACCGGATGGACTTTTTCTTTTAGCACCGGCTTTTTATATAGATTCTTATCCGGAAAAAATACCTGAACCGGAAGCGAGACAGATTGAGATCGTTCATGGATGGAAAGACGATTTGATTTCTCCAAAAAATATTTTTCATTATGCTGAGCAGTTCGGAATAAAACTTCATATGTTGGATTCGAATCATCGTCTGAGTGATTGCGTAGAAGACATTGCAGAGATATTCAAAAATTTTCTAAAAAAGTTTTAA
- a CDS encoding ParA family protein, whose amino-acid sequence MIISFIQTKGGTGKSTLALNTAFSKVMRENFSSVALVELDPQGTLESWWKEREENGFSIEGISFHHISSTQKEVIQEGIKSISVHNQLVILDTPGESVSKLHTRFACAFSDMVIIPMRTSTNDEAAFADNLLPIIKEIIKNHPEKRNSFFVLPSFTYSQTSKKKVLDYFSDILPDYIHCLDAVYPSRGIYENFNRDGMNLYDYFNSVQSNKKLTTQAEKALQDVEEIAKTIVQEVEYPHGDT is encoded by the coding sequence ATGATAATCAGCTTTATTCAAACAAAAGGTGGGACCGGAAAAAGCACTCTGGCCTTAAATACAGCTTTTTCGAAAGTCATGAGAGAGAATTTCAGCTCCGTAGCTCTGGTTGAACTGGATCCGCAGGGAACCCTTGAATCCTGGTGGAAAGAGAGAGAAGAGAACGGCTTTTCCATAGAAGGGATTTCCTTTCATCATATTTCCAGTACACAAAAGGAAGTCATTCAGGAAGGCATTAAATCTATATCCGTTCACAATCAACTCGTTATACTCGATACACCGGGGGAAAGTGTTAGCAAGCTTCATACCCGTTTTGCCTGTGCCTTTTCCGATATGGTTATCATCCCGATGAGGACATCTACTAACGATGAAGCAGCTTTTGCTGACAACCTTCTTCCGATTATTAAAGAAATTATCAAGAATCATCCGGAAAAGAGAAACAGTTTTTTTGTTCTCCCTTCCTTCACCTATTCTCAAACCAGTAAGAAAAAAGTTCTCGATTATTTTTCAGATATTCTCCCCGATTACATCCATTGCCTGGATGCGGTTTATCCTTCAAGGGGAATCTATGAAAACTTTAACCGAGATGGAATGAATCTCTACGATTACTTCAACTCGGTTCAGTCTAATAAAAAGTTAACAACCCAGGCAGAAAAAGCTCTTCAGGATGTTGAAGAAATAGCAAAAACTATAGTTCAAGAAGTGGAGTACCCTCATGGCGATACCTAA
- a CDS encoding tetratricopeptide repeat protein, with amino-acid sequence MQQKKKGLIFLIFIFLFPLFSEGIEKVEKLRNQGRFKEAVHLLEKGGLISKPEDELLQARLYLDLGDSKKAEKIYEKLCSGMKSHDCWNEYGVVLLTEKKYKEARACFQNALMIQKDSQIVLSNLALSHFMMGEMKEAEEFYKLLIKASPYNPVYQTNYAIFLSKQNNEYKAKEILLTVVKENPNMFFPRMCLGMIHYKKREYNSALQQLNIAIRLNPDYYDSYYHRAVVYYKRGDYLSALDDLNRVDELYPDYPKTSELRKIIQKNVR; translated from the coding sequence ATGCAGCAAAAAAAGAAAGGACTTATTTTTTTAATTTTTATTTTTCTATTTCCCCTCTTTTCTGAAGGTATTGAGAAAGTAGAAAAACTAAGAAATCAGGGCAGGTTTAAAGAAGCTGTTCACCTTCTGGAAAAAGGAGGCTTAATTTCTAAACCTGAAGATGAGCTTCTACAGGCACGCCTTTATCTCGATTTAGGAGATTCAAAAAAGGCAGAAAAAATCTATGAAAAATTATGCTCCGGTATGAAATCACATGATTGTTGGAATGAATACGGCGTGGTGTTACTCACAGAGAAAAAATATAAAGAAGCCAGGGCCTGCTTTCAAAATGCTCTAATGATACAGAAGGATTCCCAAATCGTTCTTTCCAATCTTGCTTTAAGTCACTTCATGATGGGAGAAATGAAGGAAGCGGAAGAATTTTACAAATTACTAATCAAAGCTTCCCCCTATAATCCGGTTTATCAAACTAATTATGCAATATTTTTATCCAAACAAAATAATGAGTATAAAGCTAAAGAAATTCTTCTAACAGTCGTGAAAGAAAATCCGAATATGTTTTTCCCGAGGATGTGTCTCGGGATGATTCATTATAAAAAGCGTGAATATAATAGCGCTTTGCAACAATTGAATATTGCAATTCGATTGAATCCCGATTACTATGATAGTTATTACCATAGAGCGGTGGTTTATTATAAACGGGGTGACTACCTGAGTGCTTTAGATGATCTGAATCGGGTAGATGAACTTTATCCGGACTACCCCAAAACAAGTGAACTTCGAAAAATTATCCAAAAAAATGTCAGGTAA